One Phaseolus vulgaris cultivar G19833 chromosome 4, P. vulgaris v2.0, whole genome shotgun sequence DNA window includes the following coding sequences:
- the LOC137838554 gene encoding uncharacterized protein, translating into MLGQDRMAELRAIARSHKLAAGSQTIPNSVSEIAAAQGQSPPVGPPAAAALPAPQRKKLPLKKAKRKAPRVVTDEEADESTEDGLICKRKKVAVSEPPAIESAAPNFIENPPSASTPFESAGDVLVSNASVAEAAPEQLADTQASSQAAEKLPASPPRLEAPPAVQPCEGGGEHQPSPPPATSGLPAALQEALKSFAVRLSAMVDDCLPQIVGEGLKDSLEKFELDNRINQEVASTAKAEAEKTKCDMMMQGLEFSRVENALKDELQSVRQDNKELRKKLHDKLQDAVELESKIVPLWEKIAALEEVKKTDAQKMANLEKRSIERETLLGKVEQDRDNSGLKKKANELELEVTQVREENSGFKTKIDELQLEAAQVLTSGFGAALEQFACKYPDLDLSEFSVQRGGGRQDRAPD; encoded by the coding sequence ATGCTGGGACAAGATAGGATGGCTGAGCTACGCGCCATAGCTAGGTCCCATAAGCTTGCGGCGGGCTCTCAAACGATCCCGAATTCTGTTTcggagatcgccgccgcccagggcCAATCCCCACCAGTTGGTCCACCCGCTGCTGCCGCTCTTCCAGCCCCCCAACGCAAAAAACTACCTCTTAAGAAGGCCAAAAGGAAAGCCCCCAGGGTAGTAACTGACGAAGAGGCGGATGAAAGCACCGAGGACGGGCTAATCTGCAAAAGGAAAAAGGTGGCGGTGAGCGAGCCCCCAGCAATTGAGAGCGCCGCTCCAAACTTCATCGAGAacccccccagcgcctccacaccattcGAGTCCGCTGGGGATGTTCTCGTTTCAAACGCTTCAGTTGCTGAGGCCGCTCCTGAGCAACTTGCTGATACGCAAGCCTCCTCACAAGCTGCCGAGAAGCTGCctgcctcaccaccacgcctcgaAGCTCCCCCCGCCGTCCAACCttgcgagggtggtggtgaacaCCAACCTTCGCCTCCACCAGCAACCTCAGGCCTCCCAGCCGCTCTTCAAGAAGCTTTGAAGTCCTTCGCCGTGCGCCTAAGTGCCATGGTTGACGATTGTCTTCCCCAAATCGTCGGCGAAGGGCTCAAAGACTCCTTGGAGAAGTTTGAGCTCGACAATCGGATCAACCAGGAGGTGGCAAGCACCGCGAAAGCTGAAGCCGAAAAGACCAAGTGCGATATGATGATGCAAGGCTTGGAGTTTTCGCGAGTTGAAAACGCCCTCAAGGACGAGCTCCAGAGCGTGCGACAAGACAACAAAGAGCTGCGCAAGAAGCTTCATGACAAACTCCAAGACGccgtcgagctggagagcaagatcgtcCCTCTGTGGGAAAAAATTGCCGCGCTGGAGGAGGTAAAGAAGACTGACGCTCAGAAGATGGCCAACCTGGAGAAGAGGTCAATCGAGAGAGAGACCCTTCTGGGAAAGGTTGAGCAAGATCGGGATAACAGCGGGCTCAAGAAGAAGGCCAACGAGCTCGAGCTTGAAGTCACCCaggttcgtgaagagaacagtgggttcaagacgaagatcgacgagcttcagctTGAGGCTGCCCAGGTTCTAACTTCCGGCTTTGGCGCTgctttggagcagtttgcttgcaaatATCCTGACCTCGATCTTTCTGAGTTCTCAgtacaacgaggtggtggacggcaaGATCGTGCCCCCGATTGA